The proteins below are encoded in one region of Rhizobacter sp.:
- a CDS encoding AI-2E family transporter: MQLTPAQRQTLSWLLIAVIGMLLVWLLAPVLMPFLFAGILAYILEPAVEKLVKRKLPRVLAVTLVEVAAFVLILSVLLLIVPIVSKELPLLREQLPLLADKLNHTVSPWLAQYGIEVALDVASIKAFIVKYLGANVEDGLTTLLSSARIGGSFLLALIGNAVLIPAVLFYLLMDWPRLVARIDGLVPPRLRDSVRGFVRESDEMLGQYLRGQLLVMVILAVFYSVGLALFRFDLALPVGVFTGLAVFIPYLGFGLGMLLALIAGVLQFASWYGVIAVAVVYGLGQVIESFVLTPRLVGERIGINPLTVIFALLAFGHLAGFVGVLLALPVCAVLVVAGKRALAWYTGSKLYLG; encoded by the coding sequence ATGCAACTCACTCCCGCCCAGCGGCAAACCCTCTCCTGGCTCCTGATCGCCGTCATCGGCATGCTGTTGGTGTGGCTGCTGGCGCCGGTGCTCATGCCCTTCCTCTTCGCGGGCATCCTGGCCTACATCCTCGAGCCGGCCGTGGAGAAGCTCGTGAAGCGCAAGCTGCCGCGGGTGCTGGCGGTCACGCTGGTGGAGGTGGCGGCCTTCGTGCTGATCCTGTCGGTGCTGCTGCTGATCGTGCCCATCGTGTCCAAGGAGCTGCCACTCTTGCGCGAGCAGCTGCCGCTTCTGGCCGACAAGCTCAACCACACCGTGTCGCCGTGGCTCGCGCAATACGGCATCGAGGTGGCGCTCGACGTGGCGAGCATCAAGGCCTTCATCGTCAAGTACCTCGGCGCCAACGTCGAAGACGGCCTGACCACGCTGCTCAGCTCGGCCCGCATCGGCGGCAGCTTTCTGCTGGCGCTGATCGGCAACGCGGTGCTGATCCCCGCGGTGCTGTTCTACCTGCTGATGGACTGGCCGCGGCTCGTTGCCCGCATCGACGGCCTCGTGCCGCCGCGCCTGCGCGACAGCGTGCGTGGCTTCGTGCGCGAAAGCGACGAGATGCTCGGCCAGTATCTGCGCGGCCAACTGCTGGTGATGGTGATCCTCGCCGTCTTCTACAGCGTGGGCCTCGCGCTCTTCCGCTTCGACCTCGCCTTGCCGGTGGGTGTGTTCACCGGGCTGGCGGTCTTCATTCCGTACCTGGGCTTTGGCCTGGGGATGCTGCTGGCGCTGATCGCCGGCGTGCTGCAGTTCGCCAGCTGGTACGGCGTGATCGCGGTCGCGGTGGTCTACGGCTTGGGGCAGGTGATCGAGAGCTTCGTCCTCACGCCGCGGCTGGTGGGCGAACGCATCGGCATCAACCCGCTGACGGTGATCTTCGCGCTGCTGGCCTTCGGCCATCTCGCGGGCTTCGTCGGCGTGCTGCTGGCCCTGCCGGTGTGCGCAGTGCTGGTGGTCGCCGGCAAGCGGGCGCTGGCCTGGTACACGGGCAGCAAGCTCTATCTGGGTTGA
- the hda gene encoding DnaA regulatory inactivator Hda gives MRQIPLAIADEPVRSFDSFVAGANLAAVEHLRGVMLQAAPVYLWGPSGVGKTHLLQALAHHAQRAGGRVGWFNAASAVPWDFDESLALIVFDDCDRFDEAQQHAAFALFVEATTHRIPVAAAGLLPPVDLPLRDDLRTRLGWGHVFALAPLAESEARAAMRREADRRGLFLSDDVMSYLLTRFARDLKHLMTVLDRLDEFALVHKRAITVPLLKQMLAEEKGMA, from the coding sequence GTGAGACAGATCCCCCTGGCCATCGCAGACGAGCCTGTGCGGTCGTTCGACAGTTTTGTCGCCGGCGCGAACCTCGCCGCGGTGGAGCATCTGCGCGGCGTGATGCTGCAGGCAGCGCCGGTCTACCTGTGGGGCCCGTCCGGTGTGGGCAAGACCCATTTGCTCCAGGCGCTTGCCCATCACGCGCAGCGTGCCGGGGGCCGGGTGGGCTGGTTCAACGCCGCGTCGGCCGTGCCCTGGGACTTCGACGAGAGCCTCGCCCTGATCGTGTTCGACGACTGCGACCGTTTCGACGAAGCCCAGCAGCACGCCGCGTTCGCCCTTTTCGTCGAAGCCACGACCCACCGAATCCCGGTGGCGGCAGCGGGCCTGCTGCCGCCGGTTGACCTGCCGCTGCGCGACGACCTGCGCACCCGCCTCGGCTGGGGCCACGTCTTTGCGCTGGCGCCGCTGGCCGAGTCGGAAGCACGCGCCGCGATGCGCCGCGAGGCCGACCGCCGCGGCCTCTTTCTTTCCGATGACGTGATGAGCTACCTTTTGACGCGCTTCGCGCGCGACCTCAAGCACCTGATGACGGTGCTCGACCGGCTCGACGAATTCGCCCTTGTCCACAAGCGCGCGATCACCGTGCCGCTGCTCAAGCAGATGCTGGCCGAAGAGAAGGGCATGGCATGA
- a CDS encoding HAD family phosphatase: MTRNLCLFDLDDTLIPLDSDHAWGRFMIRQGWVDADEFDKQNDVFFAHYKAGTLDIHAYIAFATAPWRERPASERQAAQDRFMQEVIAPQMRPAARDLVLHHQQQGDLVAIVTATNEFVTAPIARAFGVPHLLAVELEKDPGGNITGRIAGVPSFREGKTVRTHEWLAGLGHKLQDFERISVYSDSANDLPLLELATDPVATNPSAPLEAIARERGWRILRLFD; the protein is encoded by the coding sequence ATGACGCGCAACCTGTGCCTGTTCGACCTCGACGACACCCTGATCCCGCTCGACTCCGACCACGCCTGGGGCCGCTTCATGATCCGGCAGGGCTGGGTCGATGCCGACGAATTCGACAAGCAGAACGACGTCTTCTTCGCCCACTACAAGGCCGGCACGCTCGACATCCACGCCTACATCGCCTTTGCCACTGCCCCCTGGCGCGAGCGCCCGGCGAGCGAGCGGCAGGCCGCGCAAGACCGCTTCATGCAGGAAGTGATCGCGCCCCAGATGCGGCCCGCCGCCCGAGACTTGGTGTTGCACCACCAGCAGCAGGGCGACCTGGTGGCCATCGTCACCGCCACCAATGAGTTCGTGACGGCCCCCATTGCCCGCGCGTTCGGCGTGCCCCACCTGCTTGCCGTCGAGCTCGAAAAAGACCCCGGGGGTAACATCACCGGCCGCATCGCCGGGGTGCCCTCGTTCCGCGAAGGCAAGACGGTGCGCACGCACGAGTGGCTCGCGGGTCTGGGCCACAAGCTGCAGGACTTCGAGCGCATCAGCGTCTACAGCGATTCCGCCAACGACCTGCCGCTGCTCGAATTGGCGACCGACCCCGTGGCCACCAACCCTTCCGCCCCGCTCGAAGCCATCGCCCGCGAGCGGGGTTGGCGCATTCTTCGGCTGTTCGATTGA
- the pcnB gene encoding polynucleotide adenylyltransferase PcnB, whose protein sequence is MIKKFIDKLLGKTSAKPAIPKGKRVEVPLAEHNIDLKLVDDNAIRVVKTLADAGYEAYIVGGAVRDLLLGLRPKDFDVATNATPEQVKSLFRRAFIIGRRFRIVHVVFGRGREHEVIEVSTFRAVLDASASEQVAGNEKTSKAELADKHHAVDASGRVLRDNVWGPQIEDAARRDFTVNAMYYDPQKQIVVDYHGGIKDAKKKVLRMIGDPVTRYREDPVRIVRVVRFAAKLGFTIDPKTRAPIRELAGLLDDVPASRTFDEMIKLLQTGHALASIEELRKQGLVGERTGVFPILDVVLADANKHPERQKFVELALSDTDRRVNEGKPVAPSFMLACMLWHDVLDRWEKLKKKGEPPFPALQQSVDAVFDARIGDISGRGKLAADMREIWLMQPRFERRTGNGPFALVEQPRFRAGFDFLRLRADAGEGDPELARWWEEFSLADEEKRARLVEQVRGPGGSRRRAPAAAAAPAATEGEGDSSYPEGSSDAPRKRRRRRRKPAGGGAGDAAPPSNS, encoded by the coding sequence ATGATCAAGAAGTTCATAGACAAACTGCTGGGCAAGACCAGCGCCAAGCCGGCCATCCCCAAGGGCAAGCGGGTCGAAGTGCCGCTGGCCGAGCACAACATCGACCTCAAGCTCGTCGACGACAACGCCATCCGCGTCGTCAAGACCCTGGCCGACGCCGGCTACGAGGCCTACATCGTGGGCGGCGCGGTGCGCGACCTGCTGCTGGGCCTGCGGCCCAAAGACTTCGACGTGGCCACCAACGCCACGCCGGAGCAGGTGAAGAGCCTGTTCCGCCGCGCCTTCATCATCGGCCGGCGCTTTCGCATCGTTCACGTGGTGTTCGGGCGTGGGCGTGAGCATGAGGTGATCGAGGTGTCGACCTTCCGGGCGGTGCTCGACGCCTCGGCCTCGGAGCAGGTGGCCGGCAACGAGAAAACCTCCAAGGCCGAGCTGGCCGACAAGCACCATGCGGTCGACGCCAGCGGCCGCGTGCTGCGCGACAACGTCTGGGGCCCGCAGATCGAAGACGCCGCGCGGCGCGACTTCACCGTCAACGCGATGTACTACGACCCGCAGAAGCAGATCGTGGTCGACTACCACGGCGGCATCAAGGACGCGAAGAAGAAGGTCCTGCGCATGATCGGCGACCCGGTCACGCGCTACCGCGAAGACCCGGTGCGCATCGTGCGCGTGGTGCGCTTCGCCGCCAAGCTCGGCTTCACGATCGACCCGAAGACGCGCGCGCCGATCCGCGAGCTGGCCGGCCTTCTCGACGACGTGCCCGCCTCGCGCACCTTCGACGAGATGATCAAGCTCCTGCAGACGGGCCATGCGCTGGCGAGCATCGAAGAGCTGCGCAAGCAAGGCCTGGTGGGCGAGCGCACCGGCGTGTTCCCCATCCTCGACGTGGTGCTGGCCGATGCCAACAAGCACCCCGAGCGGCAAAAGTTCGTGGAGCTGGCCCTGTCGGACACCGACCGGCGTGTCAACGAAGGCAAGCCGGTGGCGCCGAGCTTCATGCTCGCCTGCATGCTCTGGCACGACGTGCTCGACCGCTGGGAGAAATTGAAGAAGAAGGGCGAGCCGCCGTTCCCGGCGCTTCAGCAGTCGGTCGACGCGGTGTTCGATGCGCGCATCGGCGACATCTCCGGCCGCGGCAAGCTGGCCGCCGACATGCGCGAGATCTGGCTCATGCAGCCACGTTTCGAGCGGCGCACCGGCAACGGCCCGTTTGCGCTGGTGGAGCAGCCGCGCTTCCGCGCCGGCTTCGACTTCCTGCGCCTGCGGGCTGACGCGGGTGAGGGCGACCCCGAGCTGGCCCGCTGGTGGGAGGAGTTCTCGCTGGCCGACGAAGAGAAGCGTGCCCGGCTCGTGGAGCAGGTGCGTGGCCCGGGTGGCTCGCGCCGGCGTGCACCGGCGGCCGCCGCAGCGCCGGCCGCCACCGAAGGCGAGGGTGACAGCAGCTACCCCGAGGGCAGCAGCGATGCGCCCCGCAAGCGCCGCCGCCGTCGCCGCAAGCCTGCGGGCGGTGGCGCGGGCGATGCCGCCCCGCCGTCCAACAGCTGA
- the folK gene encoding 2-amino-4-hydroxy-6-hydroxymethyldihydropteridine diphosphokinase codes for MLAYIGLGANLGDPAETVRTAIEALGRMPASRVETVSSLYRSAPVHADGPEFINAVAALHTTLTAYELLAQLQAIEAEFGRERPYVNAPRTLDLDLLLYGDREIASDDLTVPHPRMHERAFVLQPLAELAGDGLVIPGRGPIATFLPAVATQAITRLETA; via the coding sequence TTGCTGGCCTACATCGGCCTGGGGGCCAACCTGGGCGACCCAGCCGAGACCGTGCGCACGGCCATCGAGGCGCTCGGCCGCATGCCGGCGAGCCGGGTCGAAACTGTCTCGTCGCTCTATCGCAGCGCGCCCGTTCATGCCGACGGGCCTGAGTTCATCAACGCCGTGGCCGCGCTGCACACCACGCTGACGGCGTATGAATTGCTCGCCCAACTGCAGGCCATCGAGGCTGAGTTCGGCCGCGAGCGGCCGTATGTCAATGCCCCCCGCACGCTCGATCTCGACCTGCTGCTGTATGGCGACCGCGAGATCGCGTCTGACGACCTCACCGTGCCGCACCCTCGCATGCACGAACGCGCCTTCGTGCTGCAGCCCCTGGCCGAACTGGCCGGCGATGGCCTCGTGATCCCCGGCCGCGGGCCGATCGCGACGTTCTTGCCAGCCGTCGCCACGCAAGCCATCACCCGACTGGAGACCGCATGA
- a CDS encoding beta-lactamase family protein produces the protein MTRTRLPERASPLEAGFRPEGLARLTAAFQDQIDRQRLPGVVAMVVRGGKLAYFEALGRRDPALPEPMQRDSIFRIYSMTKPIVSVAVMMLFEEGRLFLHDPVAKYLPEFKDVAVGVVRADGQIDSVPAERAMTVQDLLRHTSGLTYEILAEAPIRKLYARAKIYRRDWTNADFSQALAKLPLMYQPGTVWDYSRATDVLGRLVEVVSGQPLRDFFTSRIFEPLRMIDTGFHVPAMSQGRLAEPFANDPDTGAEVRVLDVRDPVALDMGGGGLVSTATDYARFTQMLLNKGVLDGQRLLSRKTIELMTSDHLGTIPSVNDLLPPGHGFGLGFAVRLQAGITPVAGSAGAYFWGGMAGTTFWVDPAEDMHAVLMVQAPGQRDEVRALFRNLVYGAIGD, from the coding sequence ATGACCCGCACACGCCTGCCCGAGCGTGCGTCGCCGCTGGAAGCCGGCTTCCGGCCGGAAGGGCTGGCCCGGCTGACGGCCGCATTCCAGGATCAGATCGACCGCCAGCGCCTTCCGGGCGTCGTCGCGATGGTGGTGCGTGGCGGCAAGCTGGCGTACTTCGAGGCCCTGGGCCGGCGCGACCCGGCGCTGCCCGAGCCGATGCAGCGCGACAGCATCTTCCGCATCTACTCGATGACCAAGCCCATCGTGTCGGTGGCGGTGATGATGCTGTTCGAGGAAGGGCGTCTCTTCCTGCACGATCCGGTGGCGAAGTACCTGCCGGAATTCAAGGACGTGGCGGTCGGCGTGGTGCGCGCCGACGGCCAGATCGACAGCGTGCCTGCCGAGCGCGCGATGACGGTGCAGGACCTGCTGCGCCACACCTCGGGCCTCACTTACGAGATCCTGGCCGAAGCGCCCATCCGCAAGCTCTACGCCCGCGCCAAGATCTACCGCCGCGACTGGACCAATGCCGATTTCAGCCAGGCCCTGGCCAAGCTGCCGCTCATGTACCAGCCGGGCACCGTGTGGGACTACAGCCGCGCGACCGACGTGCTCGGCCGCCTGGTGGAAGTGGTCTCGGGCCAGCCGCTGCGAGACTTCTTCACCAGCCGCATCTTCGAGCCGCTGCGCATGATCGACACCGGGTTCCACGTGCCGGCGATGTCGCAAGGCCGGCTGGCCGAGCCGTTCGCGAACGACCCCGACACGGGCGCCGAGGTGCGCGTGCTCGACGTGCGCGACCCTGTCGCCCTGGACATGGGCGGTGGAGGCCTCGTGTCGACCGCCACCGACTACGCGCGCTTCACGCAGATGCTGCTCAACAAAGGCGTGCTCGACGGCCAGCGCCTGCTCAGCCGCAAGACCATCGAGCTGATGACGAGCGACCACCTGGGCACGATCCCGAGCGTCAACGACCTGCTGCCGCCGGGGCACGGTTTTGGCCTGGGTTTTGCTGTGCGCCTGCAGGCGGGCATCACGCCGGTGGCGGGCTCGGCGGGGGCGTATTTTTGGGGCGGCATGGCCGGCACCACCTTCTGGGTCGACCCGGCGGAAGACATGCACGCGGTGCTGATGGTGCAGGCGCCGGGGCAGCGCGACGAGGTGCGGGCCTTGTTCCGCAACCTGGTCTACGGTGCGATCGGCGATTGA
- a CDS encoding DMT family protein: MTGISIPLQTVALLVASNVFMTFAWYGHLKSLSASPWYIAALISWGIALFEYLLQVPANRIGYSGGFTLAQLKITQEVITLAVFVPFAMVYMKEPFKLDYLWAGLCLIGAVYFIFRN, from the coding sequence ATGACCGGCATCTCGATTCCGTTGCAGACCGTGGCGCTGCTCGTGGCCTCGAACGTCTTCATGACGTTCGCGTGGTACGGCCATTTGAAGAGTCTGTCGGCCAGCCCCTGGTACATCGCGGCGCTCATCAGCTGGGGCATCGCGCTCTTCGAATACCTGCTGCAGGTGCCGGCCAACCGCATCGGGTACAGCGGCGGTTTCACGCTCGCGCAGCTCAAGATCACGCAGGAGGTGATCACGCTGGCGGTCTTCGTGCCGTTTGCGATGGTCTACATGAAGGAGCCGTTCAAGCTCGACTACCTTTGGGCCGGCCTGTGCCTCATCGGCGCGGTCTATTTCATCTTCCGCAACTGA
- a CDS encoding deoxynucleoside kinase: MSAQGLERFRHIAIEGPIGAGKSSLARRLAAHLGAELMLERADENPYLERFYADVPGYAFQTQVFFLFQRMRQVRELAQPGLLAPAVVSDFMLAKDSLFARMNLSDEEYRLYQQMYAQVSAQLPQPDLVIWLQASPPTLIQRIKQRGIAMEQRIAADYLQKLCDAYADYFQSFDGAPLMVVNSENFNPVEREADFHALVNALAEFQGPRSMFDLRPLGPG; this comes from the coding sequence ATGTCGGCGCAGGGCCTCGAACGCTTCCGCCACATCGCCATCGAAGGCCCGATCGGCGCGGGCAAGAGTTCGCTCGCACGCCGCCTCGCCGCGCATCTGGGCGCCGAGCTGATGCTCGAGCGAGCCGACGAGAACCCGTACCTCGAACGCTTCTACGCCGACGTGCCCGGCTATGCGTTCCAGACGCAGGTGTTCTTCCTCTTCCAGCGCATGCGCCAGGTGCGCGAACTGGCCCAGCCCGGCCTGCTTGCGCCGGCGGTCGTCAGCGACTTCATGCTCGCCAAGGATTCGCTCTTCGCCCGCATGAACCTGAGCGACGAGGAGTACCGCCTCTACCAGCAGATGTACGCCCAGGTCTCGGCGCAGTTGCCGCAGCCCGATCTCGTCATCTGGCTGCAGGCCTCGCCGCCCACGCTCATCCAGCGCATCAAGCAGCGTGGCATCGCCATGGAGCAGCGCATCGCGGCCGACTACCTGCAGAAGCTCTGCGATGCGTATGCCGATTACTTCCAGAGCTTCGACGGGGCGCCGCTGATGGTGGTGAACAGCGAGAACTTCAACCCGGTGGAGCGCGAAGCCGATTTCCACGCGCTCGTCAACGCCCTGGCCGAATTCCAGGGCCCGCGGTCGATGTTCGACTTGCGTCCGCTCGGGCCGGGCTGA
- a CDS encoding DUF47 domain-containing protein encodes MLFGKLLPREGNFFELFNQHANFIVEGARAFIAMIENYNNLDQREKYANLVVSAERSADKVTAEVNRLLHKTFITPIDREQIHSLINAMDDIVDLLQDATETMQLYDVKAMTEEVLRLGDLSAKCCERVQHAVSLLPKLSQSDAAEAAIKTCEEIDKLESDADRVMRSAMSKLFREETDVRELIKLKAIYEQLESISDRCEDVANLIEGVVLENS; translated from the coding sequence ATGTTGTTTGGCAAGCTGCTGCCACGCGAAGGCAATTTTTTCGAGCTTTTCAACCAGCATGCGAATTTCATCGTCGAAGGTGCGCGCGCCTTCATCGCGATGATCGAGAACTACAACAACCTCGACCAGCGTGAGAAGTACGCCAACCTGGTGGTGTCGGCCGAGCGCTCCGCCGACAAGGTGACGGCCGAGGTCAACCGCCTGCTGCACAAGACCTTCATCACCCCCATCGACCGCGAGCAGATCCACAGCCTGATCAACGCGATGGACGACATCGTCGACCTGCTGCAGGACGCGACCGAGACCATGCAGCTCTACGACGTGAAGGCGATGACCGAAGAGGTGCTGCGCCTGGGCGACCTGAGCGCCAAGTGCTGCGAGCGTGTGCAGCATGCCGTCTCGCTGCTGCCCAAGCTCAGCCAGAGCGACGCCGCCGAGGCGGCGATCAAGACCTGCGAAGAGATCGACAAGCTCGAGTCGGACGCCGACCGGGTGATGCGCTCGGCAATGTCGAAGCTCTTCCGCGAAGAGACCGACGTGCGAGAGCTGATCAAGCTGAAGGCGATCTACGAGCAGCTCGAGTCCATCTCCGATCGCTGCGAAGACGTGGCCAATCTCATCGAGGGCGTCGTCCTCGAAAATTCCTGA
- a CDS encoding inorganic phosphate transporter encodes MQTIQVAFWVVAMLVVLALLFDFMNGFHDAANSIATVVSTGVLKPQQAVLFAAFFNVLAIMVFHLNVAATVGKGIVDAGVVDHHVVFGALIGAITWNVITWWYGIPSSSSHALIGGICGAVIGKAGIGALIGSGVFKVVAFIFVSPLLGFILGSLLMVVVAWVCRRSSPLRVDNWFRRLQLVSAGLYSLGHGGNDAQKTIGIIWMLLIATGYSAVGDKLPPTWTIWACYLAIGLGTMFGGWRIVKTMGQKITKLKPVGGFCAETGGALTLFLATAMGVPVSTTHTITGAIVGVGSVRSASSVRWGVAGNIVWAWIFTIPASAFVAGIFYWISLSLFA; translated from the coding sequence ATGCAAACGATCCAGGTGGCGTTCTGGGTGGTGGCGATGCTGGTCGTGCTGGCCCTGCTGTTCGACTTCATGAACGGCTTCCACGACGCGGCGAACTCGATTGCGACGGTGGTGTCGACCGGCGTGCTGAAGCCTCAGCAGGCGGTGCTGTTCGCGGCGTTCTTCAACGTGCTCGCGATCATGGTGTTCCACCTCAACGTGGCGGCCACGGTGGGCAAGGGCATCGTCGATGCGGGGGTGGTCGACCACCATGTGGTGTTCGGCGCGCTGATCGGGGCGATCACCTGGAACGTGATCACCTGGTGGTATGGCATCCCGTCGAGCTCCTCGCATGCGCTGATCGGCGGCATCTGCGGCGCGGTGATCGGCAAGGCCGGCATTGGCGCGCTGATCGGGTCGGGCGTGTTCAAGGTGGTGGCGTTCATCTTCGTGTCGCCGCTGCTGGGCTTCATCCTCGGCTCGCTGCTGATGGTGGTGGTGGCCTGGGTCTGCCGGCGCAGCTCGCCGCTTCGGGTCGACAACTGGTTCCGAAGGCTGCAGCTGGTGTCGGCCGGGCTGTACAGCCTGGGCCACGGCGGCAACGACGCGCAGAAGACCATCGGCATCATCTGGATGCTGCTCATCGCAACGGGCTACTCGGCCGTGGGCGACAAGCTGCCGCCGACCTGGACGATCTGGGCCTGCTACCTGGCCATTGGCCTGGGCACGATGTTCGGCGGCTGGCGCATCGTGAAGACCATGGGCCAGAAGATCACCAAGCTCAAGCCGGTGGGCGGCTTCTGTGCCGAAACGGGCGGGGCGCTGACGCTCTTCCTGGCCACGGCGATGGGTGTGCCGGTGTCGACCACCCACACCATCACCGGCGCCATCGTCGGCGTGGGCTCGGTGCGCAGCGCCTCGTCGGTGCGCTGGGGGGTGGCCGGCAACATCGTCTGGGCCTGGATCTTCACCATCCCGGCCTCGGCCTTCGTGGCCGGGATCTTCTACTGGATCAGCCTCTCGCTGTTCGCGTGA
- the rpsP gene encoding 30S ribosomal protein S16, which produces MVVIRLSRGGAKKRPFYNIVVADSRNRRDGRFIERVGFYNPVASGAEQPLRVAFDRVDYWTGNGAQLSPTVARLVADAKAKAA; this is translated from the coding sequence ATGGTCGTGATTCGACTCTCACGTGGTGGCGCCAAGAAGCGCCCGTTCTACAACATCGTCGTCGCTGATTCGCGCAACCGTCGTGACGGCCGCTTCATCGAGCGCGTCGGCTTCTACAACCCCGTCGCTTCCGGCGCCGAGCAGCCGCTGCGCGTGGCCTTCGACCGCGTCGACTACTGGACCGGCAACGGCGCCCAGCTGTCGCCCACGGTCGCTCGCCTGGTGGCTGACGCCAAGGCCAAAGCGGCCTGA
- the rimM gene encoding ribosome maturation factor RimM, producing the protein MASSAPAAGTPADAWPEDAVEVGRIVDAWGVKGWIKVQPFASDPQALFSTKRWYLQPPEGPVVKRPVAAKPAAPFPSLLKIVQAKDHGDVVVAQVQEVEDRSGAEALRGGRIFVSRASFPTADADEYYWVDLIGMAVVNRQGEGLGTVVGLIDTGPHSVLRIQPEDPKAEERLVPFVSAYVDDVKTAEKRITVDWGLDY; encoded by the coding sequence GTGGCTTCCTCCGCCCCGGCGGCCGGCACCCCAGCCGACGCCTGGCCTGAAGACGCGGTGGAGGTCGGTCGCATCGTCGACGCCTGGGGAGTAAAAGGCTGGATCAAGGTCCAGCCTTTTGCATCTGACCCCCAGGCTTTGTTCTCGACCAAGCGCTGGTACCTCCAGCCGCCTGAGGGGCCGGTCGTCAAGCGGCCCGTGGCTGCCAAACCGGCAGCACCGTTCCCCTCTCTCCTCAAGATCGTGCAGGCCAAGGACCACGGCGACGTGGTGGTGGCCCAGGTGCAGGAAGTCGAAGACCGCAGCGGGGCCGAGGCCCTGCGCGGAGGCCGGATCTTCGTCTCGCGTGCGAGTTTCCCGACCGCCGATGCCGATGAGTACTACTGGGTCGACCTGATCGGCATGGCCGTGGTCAACCGCCAGGGCGAGGGCTTGGGCACCGTCGTCGGTTTGATCGACACCGGCCCGCACAGCGTGTTGCGCATCCAGCCAGAAGACCCCAAGGCGGAAGAACGGCTCGTGCCCTTCGTCTCGGCCTATGTGGATGACGTGAAGACGGCCGAGAAGCGCATCACCGTCGACTGGGGCCTCGACTATTGA
- the trmD gene encoding tRNA (guanosine(37)-N1)-methyltransferase TrmD codes for MRFDVVTIFPELFTPHLTQGVTRRAFESGQVDVRLWPLRDHADNNYRRVDDRPYGGGPGMVMLVEPLQRALEAIRASRGDRAPVVHFTPTGRRLDQAIVQEFATGEGAVLLCGRYEGIDQRFIERHVDIELSLGDFVLSGGEIPALSLLDAVARLQEGVLNDAQSHEQDSFSDGLLDCPHYSRPEVLETPDGPLPVPPVLLSGHHAAIARWRREQSLALTARRRPDLIDAARARGALSAADEKYLLSLGL; via the coding sequence ATGCGCTTCGACGTCGTCACGATTTTCCCCGAGCTCTTCACACCGCATCTGACGCAGGGCGTGACCCGCCGCGCCTTCGAGTCGGGCCAGGTGGACGTGCGCCTGTGGCCGCTGCGAGACCATGCGGACAACAACTACCGCCGCGTCGATGACCGTCCCTATGGCGGCGGGCCCGGCATGGTGATGCTGGTCGAGCCGCTGCAGCGGGCGCTGGAGGCGATTCGCGCATCGCGCGGCGACAGGGCGCCCGTGGTGCATTTCACGCCCACTGGCCGGCGCCTGGACCAGGCGATCGTGCAGGAATTCGCGACAGGTGAGGGTGCGGTGCTGCTGTGTGGCCGCTATGAAGGCATCGACCAGCGTTTCATCGAGCGGCACGTCGACATCGAACTGAGCCTGGGGGATTTCGTGCTCTCTGGCGGCGAGATCCCCGCCCTCAGCCTGCTGGACGCGGTGGCCCGTCTGCAGGAGGGTGTGCTGAACGACGCCCAGTCGCATGAGCAGGACAGCTTCTCCGATGGCTTGCTGGACTGCCCGCACTACAGCCGCCCCGAGGTGCTCGAAACGCCGGACGGACCTCTGCCGGTGCCGCCCGTGCTCCTGTCGGGGCACCACGCCGCCATTGCGCGGTGGCGCCGCGAGCAGTCGCTCGCATTGACGGCACGCCGCCGCCCCGACTTGATCGACGCTGCCCGAGCCCGCGGCGCGCTGTCGGCTGCGGATGAGAAGTATCTGCTCTCACTTGGGCTATAA
- the rplS gene encoding 50S ribosomal protein L19, with translation MNLIQTLEQEEIARLGKKIPEFAPGDTVIVSVNVVEGTRKRVQAYEGVVIAKRNRGLNSSFIVRKISSGEGVERTFQLYSPLISNIEVKRRGDVRRAKLYFLRERSGKSARIKEKLA, from the coding sequence GTGAACCTCATCCAGACCCTCGAGCAAGAAGAGATTGCTCGCCTCGGCAAGAAGATCCCCGAGTTCGCCCCCGGCGACACCGTGATCGTCAGCGTCAACGTCGTTGAAGGCACCCGCAAGCGTGTCCAGGCCTATGAAGGCGTGGTCATCGCCAAGCGCAACCGCGGCCTCAACTCCAGCTTCATCGTGCGCAAGATCTCCAGCGGCGAAGGCGTGGAGCGTACGTTCCAGCTGTACAGCCCGCTGATCTCGAACATCGAAGTCAAGCGCCGCGGCGATGTGCGCCGTGCCAAGCTGTACTTCCTGCGTGAGCGCTCCGGCAAGTCGGCCCGAATCAAGGAAAAGCTCGCTTAA